The following proteins come from a genomic window of Candidatus Hinthialibacter antarcticus:
- a CDS encoding secondary thiamine-phosphate synthase enzyme YjbQ, which translates to MKRKTITIQTHSRTEFTAVSQAVQKALTELTSSDGVCTLYVPHTTAGVFINEGYDPDVMRDVEASLERQVPWRAGYAHAEGNAAAHIKAILTGNSQQVLVESGRLLLGQWEEIFFAEFDGPRTRKLIVSIIEG; encoded by the coding sequence ATGAAACGAAAAACCATCACAATACAAACTCACAGCCGCACCGAATTCACCGCCGTATCGCAAGCGGTGCAAAAAGCGCTAACGGAACTCACCTCCAGCGACGGCGTCTGTACGCTATACGTCCCCCATACCACGGCGGGCGTGTTTATCAATGAGGGATACGACCCCGACGTAATGCGCGACGTAGAGGCCTCGCTTGAGCGGCAGGTCCCCTGGCGCGCAGGCTACGCCCACGCCGAAGGCAACGCCGCCGCCCACATCAAAGCCATCCTCACGGGAAACAGCCAGCAGGTGCTAGTCGAAAGCGGGCGCTTGCTGTTAGGCCAATGGGAAGAAATATTCTTCGCTGAATTTGACGGCC